The sequence ACCATGCAGTGCTTAGTCCCTGAtttccagcagcctgcagacTGCATGGATTTCTCTGCCCGACTTCAGGAGCAGCAGGTGTGTCTTGAACGAGTGACCAGTTCAGATCTGGGGGTCAGTGGCACCATCCAAGTTTGCAACATTGCTTTTGAGAAGCAAGTATCTGTGCGATACACCTTCAACCAGTGGAAAAGTCTCCATGAAGTATGTGCTCATTGGCACAGTAGCATCTCTGAGAAAAACGGGCAGGATCAAGTTgatgttttcacattttttctccctgtgccttctttcctccttcagctgtgctctgtaGTCCAGTTTGCAGCAAGATATCAAGTCAATGGGCGGGAATATTGGGATAACAACAAAGGCAAAAACTACAGCCTCACTTGCCGGACTCACCCCCTCAAGATGCCTAGAGAATGCGAGGAGAGCTGGATCCACTTCATCTGAATGAAGGAAAGTGGATGCAGAACAGCTTTGCAGTAGTCTCAACGGCCCTTTCTTGCGTGGCGTTGCTCTGTGCTCCTTTTTGAAGCCTACCAAACCTGGCAGAGTTTCACAGCAGGCAGGTAGCCAGCGAACCGGACGCACTGTTCTAAACCTCTCAAAGTATTAAGGGCCAAAATGTGTAGAGCTACATCTGCTGAAAGCCTGGGTGGTTTCTTGTAATGTATGAATCAAGGCAGAATGGTTCAAAGGGATTCTCTCAGGCTATTTAGATCAAGAGAAGACACTTTATGTTGCTAGCAATATTCTAGATCGCATAGAGTATTTCTAACAGATCTATTTTACTATTTTGTActgtctgttttttaaatgggCAGTGCAGctttattgttttcatttctaattttgttTGTATTATCACACCAACTCTGGGCACTGTTCCAATTACAATTTGCATGGCAGACACTGTAGGGAAGcacttacatatatatatataaaatatatatactttttttttttttttttaagactgttACTGTGCTGAGTATTTCCATTAGTTTTGGGGTTGGAAAGTAAAGAAATGTTATGAGCAAAACTTGCATGAAAATTTCCAATCAgcccctgtttccctttttattattattattatttattttttttttaagtgcctTATCTCCACTGTTTGCGGTAGGCAGGAGGAGTGATTGTTACCAGAGTGTATGAAGGTACTCTGCTTCGTGGGGAAGCTCTCATCTTGTTCACCTGATTAACCAGTAGGCTTTTCCTGCAGGTGGTGGTACAGGAGTtgtctttctgcagctgcattcACTAAGGAAAACCAGAGAAATTTTGCACTCAAATTACACTTATGCTCTTACACTCATACTTGAAATAGGTAAACTTGTAAATCAAGCAGatgtgagaaaggaaagaaaatacattgagCTTGTAACAGAGCCTTGCAGTAGGATCCTTGGACTCTGAATCCTGGCTCTCTGTTTCCCAGCATCTCACTGCCTTTGCAGTAGTACTTTTTGaatgctctgctcagctgctttttttttataaaccaATTGATCTCTAAGACTGCATCCTTTGCAACACGAAACAGGAACctcaaagcaaaataatgctTCTAATAGTAAATTAGTATTAAAACGTGTCCTCAGATTATCTTCTACAGCAGGGAAAGCATAGCAACATAAGTACTGCATACCCAATACTTCTTGCTCTGCAACTTTTGTTCTGAGGATTTAGTATGGTTTGAGGTAGGCAACAGGCTTGGTGACAGGCTTCAGTCTAGTAAGTAAAAGATTGTCTGTTTATTTGTTCGTTTTTTTCCCACATATTCAACACTTGCATGCAAAATTTATGACAAATTTTCAAAGCTGTCTGGGTGGAGCTGCTTTTTGAAAGAACTGTGCTATAAAAATCAAGCCATGTATTCAGACATCTAACTTTAGATTTCTGCTTATTCATCAAAATCACAAGTGATTTTTAGAACCACAGTTGTAATTAACTCATGGTTGAGTATGTGCTAATGCAAAAGGTCCAACAAGTAATTCTGGAAGTGCAGAAACACCAAGAAAATTCAAGTGTTTGGCAACTTAATGTTACTAGTTGGGCTATTTATCAATGCCAGGATTTGAAGTGAACAGGCTTCCCAGTTGGGTAGTCTTTATCTTTCAAAGGAACAACTGATGAATGATGGTTTTTTGACCTGCTTAGCACCTCTTTCATAGTACAGTGAAAACTCAATTGTATTGGAAACCACTGGGAGCTGACTGTGTTGTCATACTGGAGAACTCACCCAGTTAATGTGCACTTACACATCCtccattttgttctttgttttgaattGCACGCTTATAATTTCTTCCATAGCAATCCAGTGCATACAGCTTTCAGTTAgagttttctttaagaaaaaaaaaaaaaacttttgatAGAACAGGCaaaccatttgttttcattctataATTTGGCCATTTCTGCTAGCGACTGCTGCTTAAATGCAATTTTGATGTCTTTCCTAAGTAAGTGAAATGTCCACAGATGACAGATGTCATTTATAAAGCTTACATAGCTGTCCAGtgtaacagcagaaatgcaagatGTACTTTGGCTTGTTTTCAGCAGGACACTTGTCAGTAGTTGAATTCAGTTGGGGCTGGCAgggtttttcctctgaaagccAACTTCTAAGTATTACTCTTCCTGTAAGCCTACCTACCTTTGGTAGTTAATTTTGGTTTTTAACTTGTATGTATTTTGATCAATTACCAGTGGTTATCTGTGGGTAGggaacagtaaaaataatcatttctttATTAACTTTTTGCATaagagtttttgttttctatttaacagaaaatgaatttaattttatattggAGCACAGTGAGATCAAAAGTTCAAGTTGAAATTGTTTTGAACGAGTAACACAACTGCTCCATTAGGAAATTTCATATCTGTTAAGTCTTCATAGCCATTAAGACAGGCAGAACACTTCTGAGATTAAGGTGAGGCTGGAGAGTGATTTATAGCTATACAGATTAAAAAGACTGTGTGCTTTCAGTCCACCTGCGTTACTTTCTGTATCTCAGTTAAAGAGGTAACTGTTGAATAATTGAGCTGCAGCTCAATTTTGTCACAGGGGAAGGAGAACTGAAACTCTGCTCTTCCTCataggccaaaaaaaaaaaaaaaaaagagagagagagatggagcaATGCAAGAAGAGGCACTTCTTGACTCATGCCCtccttttttttggggggggggggctctgTATGGCTAAATGACATATGATGGTGTATGACATAACACATCTGAAGTAATCAACCCAGATGTTCTCTATACTCAGTAGCGATGTTGCTGTAGTTTGCAAGCTGCCTGTAGTGTGACTGACTgtgtcagctgctgcaggatgagTTCTGCTGCAAAGAAATTCTCAGTGCTGTTGCAGATTGTGCCAAATGTCAGGTAGGGTAAAACACACCTTGAGTAACTGCAGAAGAATCTTTCTTGGCATGAACTGAACCTTACTTTGGTGACACTTGCTTACTTAAGTAATATCATTAAAGTTTATTGCTTGTTGTTGAACTCCATAGAAGTGGAGTTTTACATATTTGTTagcaaagtaaaaagaaaacataggCACATGCACATACAAACATGCACAGAAGAACCTGTGCTGAATAAAAGGCACTATTTTAAAGTATTGCTCcttcccccccctctccccccaattactgtttttctttcctgagcaAAAACACTGAACTGTCTCTCAGCACACTGTtaacttccttctcttctgagactGCTATTTCATACTGTTTTACAATGGGTGTTGCTGGAGCCCAATGCGATACTTGGCTCACTGGTGCTAATATGCTGTTGCTGTgttctgaaagagaaacattCATGCTTGCAAATGTCAAAATTGCCTTGTTACTGCAAGGAGCAAGAGATTATAGAGAGACAGTTTAAAGTCACTATGTCAGAGAGGTGAGAACTGAATATCTCAGCAAAGTGAGTTTGGTTTGCATTGTCTTCCTTCTGTAGCCTCTCAGGGTATTTGCATGTACAAAATTTTGAATATTCACGTGTTATCCCAAGTTTGCCTTTTATCTCTGCATGTCTGTCACTGCTGTAGAAGAATGGACAGCAGCTGTTACTAAACCAGTTGCCTGGCTTTGCTGACTGAGTTGAGCATGCCTACATTAGGAAGGAACTGGGAGGGATCGCTAGGTTCCTTCAGTAcataaaaaacttttttctttaggGTGCTCCTGAGCTGTTAAATATTCACACAGGTACTGAGTCATGACAGATGAAATCTGTACtagtttttttcctgtcatatTCTGTAGGAACATCAGAAGGATTCTAGTTGACAACAACAGAAGGATTAAGCCAATAAGTAGTGGTAGCGTGCACCTATCATGAAGGCAGACTTATGACCACTTAAATTCTCAGGACAACTTCACTGCCTGCACTGTTTTCAAACTGAGCACTTCCCTTATAATGAGGATTTTGTAAAACTGAATTCTTCACAAGAGTTATTGCCATGTAATGCACTTTCAAAACTTGACTATTTTAGTCATAGAATGTCCAGTAATCCACAGTTTCAAAGTCCTTTCAAGTATGTTTTTGTAAACAAACGTGGAATCCATGTAAATGAGAAGGTTGCCTTTCCTGATTGTCAtgtcaagaaaaaaagtacattatACAGTATGTCAATGAAGTACATCTGCTTgacaaaatgtcattttgttttactgaggAGTTGTAAAGTGTTTATTTCCTTTAAGAACAGTAAGAAAACTGACTATTTTAATAGGAGAGGTTGCAATAAAGCTTTTCACAGTTCTGTGTTGTCTTTGTGAATGGTACTCCTGTTAACAGTTAAGAAAGATCTTTAGCTAACGTAGTACTGAGTTGTCACAGAGCAACATCCTCAGTTTAGGAAGTAAGTTGGATTCAACAGTTGCTGAAAATTGACCAAACAACACTTGAAAAGATTACAGTGTTTATATAGCTTCAAAAATGACTTCTATTTCTTACATGGAATTTCACCTTAGTTCTGTGCAGGATTAAGATCTAATGTTGGAAAAAGGCATGTTGTCAGTTACTCCGATATGACTCTACTATTGttttgagggaaagaaaaagtggtTCTCTTCTAAGCCCTTCCAGAATTGCACTAGATGGTCTTAACTGAGTCTGAGATTCACAGTTGCATTGTTTTTCCCTGCgtgtctttttttccatttttattgctACATTTTCTCCTCTCAGACCATGTGCTTTTCTCTTGGAAGTTTCATAAAGGTGTATATACAGAGGGTAAGAGAGTGTCCATCTCTACAGTAACTATTTATCCACTATGTGAAAGCATCTCCCTCTGTGCCGAGCATTTAACCCACACAGTTCAAGATGTGAATTATCTGTTACCAAGGTTCCTTCTAAAGCAAATCAGAAACGTTTAATTAGAAGACATAATTGGTAATATGCTTTTAGTAATTACTTTTTAATCAGGACTAACAGCTTTAACATTACAGTGCCAAAGTTGCCTGGGGGAAAAGATGGCTATCGCAAATCACATTAAATAGGTGGAAATGTCTGTATCGTGCTGAGTTGTTTAAGAATTTCAGTatcacttttcattttgaagtatAGAGGTTGTGTTATAAATAATGCATACAGATGCACAAAGGAGTATGCTTCTAGACATACGTGCTCTTATAATGTCTTTGTGGCACCTCTTTTCCTGTGCTACAGACATCAGGCAGAACTCACAGTACTGCCTTCATCCTTGTCACTGTACTCGTTAGAAAAGAGTATTAAGAACCACCTGAGGATGCTATCAGAGTGCAGACTGACCTGAGAGCAGTAAAGGAGAGTGGTCTTTGACTTTTAACACGTCACTGGAAAACAATGTGGAGTTACTTGAGCTTGTTTGTGTGTGCGTGCATATGCACCAATGCCACAATTTAAGAGTATTCAATGGTTAGATATTACAATCCCTTTACTTCATCAGAGATCTTGACATCTGAATACCCAGCAATATAATTGTCAATAATATTTGTTCAGCTGATTTTTCAATACTTTGACTGGACTTTTGCTGTGAACGCCCAGCGAGATTTGTCTTACAGgcagtgttatttttaatataggttttatttttatatttagtCGCAAATTAATAGTGAATCTGAATGTATCCTCTTAAAAATCCAGCTTCAAGTAGTAGCAATATAATAATGGTCTGTTGTGAGCATAGCACTTAACAGCTCAATGCTCGTCAGTGCTCTGTGTATTACTTGTGTGTACTTTTCAGCACTGTCTCATAAAGACACAGAATGGCAACTCTAAACGTTTATTCATTTGCCAACATGGGTCTAATGTTAGTACTGACTTCTTTCCTGATTTGGCCTTCTCCTTATGATCTCAGATCTGCAACTATTTCAGCTGACACTTGATATTAAAACTGTTTGGCATAAATGCTCTGACCCTTCTCAGCTCTTTACACAACAGTACCTGTGCCAAACACTGATTTTATTGACTACAGTGTTTTCCAGGACCTCTAATTTTCCAAGACCCTGTTCTGAACACacttctgcttccattttctccattcttttttaAGTGTAGGTGCCATATATCATGGAGCATAAGTGGCCAAACTGATCCCTTTGAAGGGAACTATCAGCAGAAGGGCCAGTGAACTGACTGAACTGGGAGACATATTTTAGCAATTATCTTGTGGcttcagcaaggaaagaaacatcTTTTCTAAAAGGCCTGGGGGGATACAGAAACTAAGAAATATTTCCCAAAACGCTGTTGAAGTCCTCGCAGCTGTTTGAGCTGAGGAGGATCGAAGGCTTTCATTGCTCGCTCCAGTCCGTGTCACGCAAAACTCCATGCAAGTTCTACTGCTGACCTTTCTCGTGCCAAGCAAAACTGTTAAGTATGCCGAGAGAGAACGTGATCGCAGCGAATGCCGCAGTTAATGCTCAGCGCCCATTAGCCCGGCGCTGGCCGCGCTCCGACCTCATACCGCTTGTCATTTGCTTGAATTGCAGTGACATCTGGTGGCACGCTGAGCGCTTTCTGTACAGCTGTTCTGCCATTTATAGctcccatttgctttctttccctttttagaAAACCGGTGGGATGAGTATTTTATTTACACGGTGCAGGTTCGCCTGCTGTGACGCGCGGTTTTCCCACACGGTGCGATGCGGGATCAGCACAGCCCCGTGTCGGTCACAGGTCTGTAATTCTGTACTGTGCTCTGACggtaatgaaaatgttttttaattaagcGCTTGAATGCATTACATCGGTTTACCGAACTCCGTCGTGCTGGCTCGTTTGCATTACACCCTGACATCGTTGTTCTAAACGAGGGACGGCGGAACATTAGAGGTGCTCGCAGCTTTGGAAGGCGAGGCGTGACCGCGCGCAACGCACGGCTTCCCTCGGACGGCGCAGCCCTGCCCACACGCACGTCTCCCGCCGGCCGATGCACTCGCAGCCCGGCGCGAGCCGCACCTTCGCGTCAGCGCTCCCTGCCAGCAGACAGCCAACGAGCGCCGCCCGGCGGAAACTGCGCGTGCCCGAAGAAAGCGGAAGAGTCTTTCACAGTAAGAGGAATCCGCCTCCCGCTTACATCTCCGACGACGATTGGCTGCACGGGTCCACGATCTCGGGCGGTGATTGGCTGGGAATCAGTAGGTCTGGGTGTGATTGGCCGGCGGGAAGTGGCGGTTTTTTTCTCTCGCCGGCGGTGAGGTGAGGGCCGCCATGTTGGAGGTTCTGCTGCTCCTTGGTGGCGCTGCGGGGCGTTCTTTTCTCAGTAACGAGGCCCTGGGGATATGCCAGTAACTGCGGGTGTTCAGGTGGTGGAGGTGTCCCTTGTACGTCGGGAAAGAAGCACCTGGAATGGTGGCTATATCGAATTCTCTGGCTAGACAGGAGATGAGAGAATTGTGAGGTGATAATAAAGACCTCAGTGTAGGCGGTTCCATTCGTGTACtggaaaacttaaaaataaatcacccggtttgttatttctgtgttaCTCAGGAGTACAAAAAAGGCTGTTAGGTGCCCCCAGTCAATTCTTATGTagaagttgttttctgtttttaattgctgttttccCACGTCTAGTTCCATGTGATTTCTGGAGTGGGGAGGCCAAAGCACTCTGGGTACATCAGTAGAGACGTGTTCACATTCACAGCATGGGAATGTTTTGCTCTGGGTTAAATCCAATGCAATTACTTTTGTCTGCTCTTGAGTTTTAAGctaatgttttcagaaatctaTAACTTAAAAATCTTGGAGCTATTAGGCATCTCAGtgctcactgttttccttataATTAGGACTCTTCACCACGTGCATTACTGTATCTTTCTTAAATaatctcattttccattttataatGAGGCCTTTCTATAGTCTTCCTGTTGGCTTGCATGTGCTGAACAATCTATGCTGGCAGGACAGCctgtcattttctgttcttcctagCTCAAGTGTACTGAGAATCCACTGCAGAGCTCCTATTCCGATTTTGTCAAAGTTAATCATTGAAACTGGTATTATAACTAATCAATTACACAATGTTTGCAAAATCTATTGGAAGTTTGTATCAGTGAACTGTGTTTCACTCAAGTGATAATTGTTCCCTTCTCATGTAGCTCATCAGTTGCCAAAATGGCAGCCAGGAGGGAGATGCAGGTATGTGCCTATGGACTGGAATATGGTGTGGCTTGTTTTAATTACTAACTTTAAGGGCTTCTACTGGTGTTTAACTAGAAGTACAATTTGTAGTACAGCAAACAATgtgttcagaagaaattttccatTGCTATATGTTACTTCTAAGCAGCTGGttagaaactgagaaaaacagaaaggtgttattaatacaaataattaaTATGCATTTGATATACTTAATGTGGTTGGGATGGTACTCAAGACTGAAATGTTTAAACCTACCTTTAATCTAGTTTTAGAAAGAATAGAGAGGCATAATAATAAAGGAAGTTATACATATGTTGATAGCTTTTAAAGTCAGTaatatgtaatttaaaatttaaaattgcaGTATTAAGTGCCAAGGAGAGGGTAAGAACACAGTAAGTGTTATGTAAGTGCTTACTGGTgatacaaggaaagaaaaaagcatccaGTTAAGGAAAACTGGCAAACTGTTAGAAGATGGGTAAGTATTTGTGTGATTAATGCATTAGATATGGTGTTCTGTACCTTAGAACCTTTTTATGTTTAATGGTTTTGTGATTTAGTGTATTTGCTGAGAATCTAACAGATGACAACATAAAGATCAAGCATTATAAAATCAGAATCAGTCTTAAGACAGAAATGTATCACTGTGTGCTTCTTTTATTCTAGCAGTTTGAAAAGCTAATTGATGAagttacaaggaaaaaaaattttgaaTTATTAGAACAATACCTGGAAAGAGAAGATTGTGAAAATATCTCTTACAAATGCAGCAAACAGTTTGTCAGCAAGTTAGACAAGCTTCTGTGTCAGGTGATCTCATTGTTACGTCAGAATAATTCGTGCTCgtctgaaaaatacttttttcatttgtaccAGCAGTTAatttggaaaactgaaataaaatttaagacTCTCAGTTCTTGAGAATACAGAGACGTGCTTAATTAAATGTAAGATTTTCTGGAAGTATGAACTGAAGCCGGTGTTACAATGTTGATTTCAGGAACTTGACAAACAAGAAATCAAAAGTGTTTCAACTTTACTAACTTCTCTTTGgaagtgtggggaaaaaatcagCATAGCAGGCGACAATGGACTCCCAGCAATGATAAAATGTGGCCTTATTGGAAAGATAAGTATAACCATAAAGC comes from Lagopus muta isolate bLagMut1 chromosome 16, bLagMut1 primary, whole genome shotgun sequence and encodes:
- the PPP1R3D gene encoding protein phosphatase 1 regulatory subunit 3D, with the translated sequence MEVRGPRRNRRYLSDLYENMLRAQDTAERGQEQPSMVRPSSSPCLVSRAPVKVVAKPHQPQSSTSSSCDPALRPIIRRRARSLPTTPERRKRVQCQAPVCQSRMNKVRFADALGLELTEVKVFQKGEDPSIPLHVLSRLSINSDLWYSNLEFTMQCLVPDFQQPADCMDFSARLQEQQVCLERVTSSDLGVSGTIQVCNIAFEKQVSVRYTFNQWKSLHEVCAHWHSSISEKNGQDQVDVFTFFLPVPSFLLQLCSVVQFAARYQVNGREYWDNNKGKNYSLTCRTHPLKMPRECEESWIHFI